The Desulfatitalea tepidiphila genome window below encodes:
- a CDS encoding sigma-54 interaction domain-containing protein yields MPTPSPDKVPMERAEQPAQPADPCVCDAARPNPLAERIKELNCLYGISNLSENQDVSLSWIMQRAVELIPAAWQYPENACARIILNGRHYITRNFKVTSWRQNTRIILNGRHVGDVDVYYLQEPPGRGDSPFLEEEERLLKAIAERLSKVLWLKESEEALKESEERYRVLTEQVAEGVALVQNSRFCYVNPAFCKLFQIPSAEAMREGLVHQPPLGNGNEIARFYGDRADRIVESREEEVHALSRADKPLWIQVCHSPISFRGRPALLSTFKDITDLKEQQMAAQRKAQALDDENRVLRSSLKERYRLGGILGRSPAMQAVYELILKAAATDASLAIFGESGSGKELVARAVHEHCARSGGRFVAVNCGAMQESLFEREFFGHCKGAFTGAHADAPGYLDLADGGTLFLDEVSELTVNMQAKLLRAIEGSGYRPIGGTEIKNSDFRIISASNAALGDRVQAGLMRKDFFYRIQVVQIELPPLRQRKEDIPLLVEHFLHEMKPLPDPSCVPGRIMDLLVEYDWPGNVRELRNVLQRYVTLGHLEFLAPGPQLQMDPVPIGLDLRKSVQKLEKFLVNQALQQSGGNRTQAAALLGISRRALFRKMSI; encoded by the coding sequence ATGCCAACACCCTCACCCGACAAGGTACCGATGGAACGCGCCGAGCAGCCGGCTCAACCTGCCGACCCATGCGTTTGCGATGCGGCTCGCCCCAACCCCCTGGCCGAGCGTATCAAGGAGCTCAATTGTCTGTACGGCATTTCCAATCTTTCCGAGAATCAGGACGTCTCTTTGTCTTGGATCATGCAGCGAGCCGTCGAACTGATCCCGGCGGCCTGGCAATACCCGGAGAATGCCTGCGCACGTATCATTTTGAACGGTCGCCATTATATCACCCGAAATTTCAAGGTCACCTCCTGGCGTCAGAATACGCGGATCATCCTCAATGGGCGACATGTCGGTGATGTGGATGTCTATTATCTCCAAGAGCCGCCGGGCAGAGGGGATAGCCCCTTTCTCGAAGAAGAGGAACGCCTGTTGAAAGCGATCGCCGAGCGCTTGAGCAAGGTGCTGTGGCTCAAGGAGTCGGAGGAGGCGCTCAAGGAGAGCGAGGAGCGGTACCGGGTGTTGACCGAGCAGGTCGCGGAAGGTGTGGCCTTGGTTCAAAACAGTCGATTCTGCTATGTCAATCCGGCATTCTGCAAGCTGTTCCAGATTCCCTCGGCCGAAGCCATGCGCGAAGGGTTGGTGCATCAACCGCCCCTGGGTAACGGCAATGAGATCGCCCGGTTCTACGGTGACAGGGCGGACCGTATCGTCGAATCCAGGGAGGAGGAGGTCCATGCCTTGTCGCGAGCCGACAAGCCCCTCTGGATTCAAGTGTGTCATAGTCCGATCAGCTTCAGGGGCCGGCCGGCCCTGCTGTCCACATTCAAGGACATCACCGATCTGAAAGAGCAGCAAATGGCCGCCCAGCGCAAGGCCCAGGCCCTGGACGATGAGAACCGGGTGCTGAGGTCCTCTTTGAAAGAACGCTATCGTCTGGGCGGTATTCTGGGGCGATCACCGGCAATGCAGGCGGTATACGAACTCATTCTCAAGGCAGCAGCCACGGATGCAAGCTTGGCCATATTCGGCGAGTCTGGATCCGGCAAGGAGCTGGTGGCGCGGGCCGTTCATGAGCACTGCGCCAGGAGTGGGGGGCGATTTGTGGCGGTCAATTGCGGGGCCATGCAGGAGTCTTTGTTCGAGCGCGAATTTTTTGGCCACTGCAAGGGGGCCTTCACGGGCGCGCATGCCGACGCGCCGGGGTACCTGGATTTGGCCGACGGCGGCACCTTGTTTCTGGACGAGGTCAGCGAGCTGACGGTTAACATGCAAGCCAAGCTGTTGCGGGCCATCGAAGGCAGCGGGTACAGGCCCATTGGCGGTACGGAGATAAAGAACAGCGATTTTCGTATCATATCTGCATCCAACGCTGCTCTCGGCGACAGGGTGCAGGCTGGATTGATGCGCAAGGATTTTTTTTACCGCATCCAGGTGGTGCAGATCGAGTTGCCCCCTTTGCGCCAGCGCAAAGAGGACATTCCGCTGCTGGTCGAGCACTTTTTGCATGAGATGAAACCGTTGCCCGACCCCTCGTGCGTGCCCGGCCGCATTATGGATCTCCTGGTGGAATACGATTGGCCCGGCAATGTGCGCGAACTTCGCAACGTGTTGCAGCGATATGTCACCCTGGGGCATTTAGAATTTTTGGCTCCTGGACCCCAACTCCAAATGGATCCTGTGCCCATCGGCCTCGACCTGCGGAAATCGGTTCAAAAATTGGAAAAATTTCTCGTCAACCAGGCGCTACAGCAATCCGGGGGCAATCGCACCCAGGCCGCCGCATTGTTGGGTATTTCGCGGCGAGCCCTCTTCCGTAAGATGTCCATCTGA